One genomic window of Bradyrhizobium sp. B124 includes the following:
- the ggt gene encoding gamma-glutamyltransferase, with translation MNGNWRDRAATSFQCEKQPATSSRGMVVSNHPLASSAGAEMLAAGGNAIDAAIATLFTLTVVEPMMVGIIGGGMAHIRLADGSHRFIDGQSTVPKAVRPDTYTSKPGSAHDVFDTVGNENLNGPKAVAVPGSLKAWCETLRRFGTMSLADVMQPAIKHAARGYAATPYLHECITDGAEEMLKDKPIAAIYLPGGTPLKPGERVVQAEYAETLKYIADHGDNALYQGPLGDILVDYMKKHGGFVAQEDLAAYKTVERQPIRCDYRGWEILGPPPPAASGVHITQMLNILEGYDVARLGFGTTETIHYLAEVLKIAFADRAAASGDPAYINVPVERLTSKAYADERRRAIDPDRAQAWGAGVSQLESAHTTHMTSADAMGNVVATTQTINNLFGAKILIPGLGAVPNNYMNLFDPRPGHALSLAAGKRVTTSMSPMMALRDGRLVYALGLPGGKRIFPSAMQALINLIDHGMDLQEAVEAPRVWTEGNALEVEQAVPESIRAALSAKGHKVQAVPTVAGGMNAIQFHADGTMSGAACWRADGTPVGIAGGLARAGVRFALR, from the coding sequence ATGAACGGCAACTGGCGCGATCGCGCCGCGACAAGCTTTCAGTGCGAGAAACAGCCGGCCACCAGCAGCCGCGGCATGGTGGTGAGCAATCATCCGCTGGCATCGAGCGCAGGCGCCGAGATGCTGGCTGCCGGCGGCAATGCGATCGATGCGGCGATTGCGACCCTGTTCACGCTGACCGTGGTCGAGCCGATGATGGTCGGCATCATTGGCGGCGGCATGGCGCATATCCGCCTCGCCGACGGCAGCCATCGCTTCATCGACGGCCAGAGCACGGTGCCGAAAGCGGTGCGGCCGGATACCTATACCTCGAAGCCCGGTTCGGCGCATGACGTGTTCGACACCGTCGGCAACGAGAATTTGAACGGGCCGAAGGCGGTCGCAGTGCCGGGCTCGCTGAAGGCGTGGTGCGAAACGCTGCGCCGTTTCGGCACCATGAGCCTCGCCGACGTGATGCAGCCCGCGATCAAGCATGCCGCACGCGGCTATGCGGCGACGCCCTACTTACACGAATGCATCACCGATGGCGCCGAGGAGATGCTGAAGGACAAGCCGATCGCGGCGATCTATCTGCCTGGCGGCACCCCGCTGAAGCCGGGCGAGCGCGTGGTGCAGGCCGAATATGCCGAGACACTGAAATACATCGCCGACCATGGCGACAACGCGCTCTACCAGGGACCGCTCGGCGACATCCTGGTCGACTACATGAAGAAGCATGGCGGCTTCGTCGCGCAGGAGGATCTCGCGGCCTACAAGACCGTCGAGCGGCAGCCGATCCGCTGCGACTACCGCGGTTGGGAAATTCTCGGGCCGCCGCCGCCAGCAGCATCGGGCGTGCACATCACGCAGATGCTGAACATCCTCGAAGGCTACGACGTCGCGCGCCTCGGCTTCGGCACGACCGAGACGATCCATTATCTCGCCGAGGTGCTGAAGATCGCCTTTGCCGATCGCGCGGCGGCGAGCGGCGATCCCGCCTATATCAACGTGCCGGTGGAGCGGCTGACCTCGAAGGCCTATGCCGACGAGCGCCGCCGCGCGATCGATCCCGACCGCGCGCAGGCCTGGGGCGCCGGCGTCAGCCAGCTCGAGAGCGCGCACACCACGCACATGACCTCGGCGGATGCGATGGGCAATGTGGTCGCGACCACCCAGACCATCAACAATCTGTTCGGGGCCAAGATCCTGATCCCGGGCCTCGGCGCCGTGCCGAACAATTACATGAACCTGTTCGATCCGCGGCCGGGACACGCGCTGTCGCTCGCCGCGGGCAAGCGCGTCACCACCTCGATGTCGCCGATGATGGCGCTGCGCGACGGCAGGCTGGTTTACGCGCTCGGCCTGCCGGGCGGGAAGCGCATCTTCCCGAGCGCGATGCAGGCGCTGATCAACCTGATCGACCACGGCATGGACCTGCAGGAGGCGGTCGAGGCGCCACGGGTGTGGACCGAGGGCAACGCCCTGGAGGTCGAGCAGGCAGTCCCGGAGAGTATCCGCGCCGCGCTGTCGGCGAAGGGCCACAAGGTGCAAGCGGTGCCGACGGTTGCCGGCGGCATGAACGCGATCCAGTTCCACGCTGATGGCACGATGTCGGGCGCGGCCTGCTGGCGCGCCGACGGCACCCCGGTCGGCATCGCCGGCGGTCTGGCCCGCGCCGGAGTGCGGTTTGCGTTGAGGTGA
- a CDS encoding serine protease translates to MRLVLSATLMVASVTAAGIGAANAQLTPPTTAGAKPKTVTTVPVRPALQKPEDTANAMAQAERLALQSDLAWVGEYNGAITGDVSERMVNAIKEFQKNRGGKPTGVLNPQERGVLADTARRKQESVGWRVVTEPATGARLGIPTKLVPQLTSDASGAKWTSPTGTVQVLLTRRKEASPTTAKLAEQEKKEPAGRTIDYTVVKPDFFVLSGMQGLKKFYLRGTLKGDEVRILTILYDQAMQTTVEPVVIAMSSAFNAFPSGVQAGPPPRKTVEYATGVVVSDDGAVVTDRVATDDCIALTIPGYGNADRVAADKEHDLALLRIYGARGLKALNIAGQATQTALDITGIADPQNQGGGAAASSVKASVAQLGGGDQALSPPPAIGFSGAAALDGGGKFAGIAVLKPVIVAGPANAAPPAQAALVPADTVRNFLKAHGVNASGESADAKAAVVRVICVRK, encoded by the coding sequence ATGAGATTGGTGCTTTCGGCAACATTGATGGTCGCGTCCGTGACGGCCGCAGGCATAGGCGCCGCGAACGCCCAGTTGACGCCGCCGACGACGGCCGGGGCCAAGCCGAAGACCGTGACGACGGTGCCGGTTCGCCCCGCTTTGCAGAAGCCTGAGGATACCGCCAATGCGATGGCGCAGGCCGAGCGGCTGGCGTTGCAATCCGACCTCGCCTGGGTCGGCGAATATAACGGCGCGATCACAGGCGACGTCAGCGAGCGCATGGTCAATGCGATCAAGGAATTCCAGAAGAACCGCGGCGGCAAGCCGACCGGCGTGCTGAATCCGCAGGAGCGCGGCGTGCTCGCCGACACCGCGCGGCGGAAGCAGGAGAGCGTCGGCTGGAGGGTCGTCACCGAGCCTGCCACCGGAGCGCGGCTCGGCATTCCCACCAAGCTGGTGCCACAGCTCACCAGCGACGCCTCCGGCGCCAAATGGACTTCGCCGACCGGTACCGTCCAGGTGCTGTTGACCCGGCGCAAGGAAGCGAGCCCGACCACCGCAAAGCTTGCCGAGCAGGAAAAGAAGGAGCCGGCCGGCCGCACCATCGACTACACCGTGGTGAAGCCGGATTTCTTCGTGCTGTCGGGCATGCAGGGGCTGAAGAAGTTCTATCTGCGCGGCACCTTGAAGGGTGACGAAGTCCGCATCCTCACCATTCTCTATGATCAGGCGATGCAGACCACCGTCGAGCCGGTGGTGATCGCGATGTCGAGCGCCTTCAACGCATTTCCGTCCGGCGTGCAGGCCGGCCCGCCGCCGCGCAAGACCGTCGAATATGCCACCGGCGTCGTGGTCAGCGACGATGGTGCTGTTGTCACCGACCGCGTGGCGACCGACGACTGCATCGCACTGACGATCCCGGGCTACGGCAATGCCGATCGGGTCGCGGCGGACAAGGAGCACGATCTCGCACTGCTGCGCATCTACGGCGCACGCGGGCTGAAGGCGCTCAACATCGCAGGCCAGGCGACGCAGACCGCGCTCGACATCACCGGCATCGCCGATCCGCAGAACCAGGGCGGCGGCGCGGCCGCGAGCAGCGTCAAGGCCTCGGTGGCGCAACTCGGCGGCGGCGATCAGGCGCTGTCACCGCCGCCCGCGATCGGATTCTCCGGCGCGGCGGCACTCGACGGCGGCGGCAAATTTGCCGGCATCGCGGTGCTGAAACCGGTCATCGTTGCAGGCCCAGCAAACGCGGCACCGCCGGCGCAGGCGGCTTTGGTGCCGGCCGACACGGTGCGCAACTTCCTGAAAGCGCACGGCGTCAACGCGTCAGGCGAATCGGCCGACGCCAAGGCCGCCGTCGTCCGCGTGATCTGCGTGAGGAAGTAG
- the moeB gene encoding molybdopterin-synthase adenylyltransferase MoeB produces MLSADELERYARHIVLREVGGPGQNALKEASVLVIGAGGLGAPVLMYLAAAGVGRLGVIDDDIVSLSNLQRQIIHTTSDIGQRKVDSAAAQIGALNPHVAFEAHPVRLTADNAMALIANYDLVLDGSDNFETRYLVGDACFLAKRPLITAALGQFDGSLTTIRAHEKNADGVFNPTYRCLFPEAPPPGTVPACAEAGVMGALAGVLGSMMALEAIREIVGFGEGLVGRLLMVDARAMRFETLRYARDPQNPLNGDAPGITDLSGHL; encoded by the coding sequence ATGCTGAGTGCCGACGAACTTGAACGCTATGCCCGCCACATCGTGCTGCGCGAGGTGGGCGGCCCCGGTCAGAATGCGCTGAAAGAGGCGTCGGTACTGGTGATCGGCGCCGGCGGTCTTGGCGCGCCGGTGCTGATGTATCTGGCCGCCGCCGGCGTCGGCCGGCTCGGCGTGATCGATGATGACATCGTCTCGCTCTCCAACCTGCAGCGCCAGATCATCCATACGACGTCGGATATCGGTCAGCGCAAGGTCGACAGCGCGGCGGCGCAGATTGGTGCGCTCAACCCGCATGTGGCGTTCGAGGCGCATCCAGTGCGGCTCACCGCCGACAATGCGATGGCGCTGATTGCGAATTACGATCTTGTGCTCGACGGCTCCGACAATTTCGAAACGCGATACCTCGTCGGCGATGCCTGCTTCCTCGCAAAAAGGCCGCTGATCACCGCGGCGCTCGGGCAGTTCGACGGTTCGCTGACCACGATCCGCGCGCATGAGAAAAATGCGGACGGCGTGTTCAACCCGACCTATCGCTGCTTGTTCCCGGAGGCGCCGCCGCCCGGCACGGTGCCGGCCTGCGCCGAGGCCGGGGTGATGGGCGCGCTCGCAGGCGTCCTGGGATCGATGATGGCGCTGGAGGCGATCCGCGAGATCGTCGGCTTCGGCGAGGGCCTGGTCGGTCGCCTCCTGATGGTGGACGCGCGCGCGATGCGGTTCGAAACCCTGCGCTACGCGCGCGATCCGCAGAACCCGCTCAACGGTGATGCACCAGGGATCACCGATCTGAGCGGGCATCTGTAG
- a CDS encoding aldo/keto reductase, with amino-acid sequence MDTRKLGSTGPTVSLIGLGCMGMSDFYGPTDRGESIATIHAALEAGITLLDTGDFYGMGHNEMLISEALKSRSRDNLVISVKFGALRDRNYGFLGYDCRPNALKNFVAYSLQRLGVDHIDIYRPARLDPNVPIEDTVGAMADMIKAGWIRHIGLSEVGSDTIRRAHKVHPITDLQIEYSLISRGIETDILKTCRELGIGVTAYGVLARGLISGHWSKNQAGEKDFRLMSPRFQAGNIDTNLALADRLRGIAGEIGASPAQVAIAWVAAQGKDIVPLVGARRRERLTEALGARDVKLTAAHLAALAEAFPPGAAAGGRYPEEHLRHMDSEKSVTAS; translated from the coding sequence ATGGACACACGTAAACTCGGTTCCACCGGCCCGACGGTTTCGCTGATCGGCCTCGGCTGCATGGGCATGTCCGACTTCTACGGTCCGACCGACCGCGGCGAGAGCATCGCGACTATCCATGCCGCGCTCGAGGCCGGCATCACGCTGCTCGACACCGGCGACTTCTACGGCATGGGCCACAACGAGATGCTGATCAGCGAGGCGCTGAAGAGCCGCAGCCGCGACAATCTCGTGATCAGCGTCAAGTTCGGCGCGCTGCGCGATCGCAACTACGGCTTTCTCGGCTATGACTGCCGGCCCAATGCGCTGAAGAATTTCGTCGCCTATTCGCTGCAGCGGCTCGGCGTCGACCACATCGACATCTATCGCCCGGCGCGGCTCGACCCCAACGTGCCGATCGAGGACACTGTCGGCGCGATGGCGGACATGATCAAGGCCGGCTGGATCAGGCATATCGGCCTCTCCGAAGTGGGCTCCGACACCATTCGCCGCGCCCACAAGGTGCATCCGATCACCGATCTGCAGATCGAGTATTCGCTGATCTCGCGTGGCATCGAGACCGACATCCTGAAGACCTGCCGCGAGCTCGGCATCGGCGTCACCGCCTATGGCGTGCTGGCACGCGGGCTGATCAGCGGGCACTGGTCGAAGAACCAGGCAGGCGAAAAAGATTTCCGCCTGATGAGCCCGCGCTTCCAGGCCGGCAACATCGACACCAACCTCGCTCTCGCCGATCGGCTGCGCGGCATCGCCGGCGAGATCGGCGCCTCCCCGGCCCAGGTCGCGATTGCCTGGGTCGCGGCGCAAGGCAAGGACATCGTGCCGCTGGTCGGCGCGCGGCGGCGCGAGCGGCTGACCGAGGCACTCGGCGCGCGCGATGTGAAACTGACCGCGGCGCATCTCGCCGCACTCGCCGAAGCGTTTCCGCCTGGTGCTGCCGCCGGCGGGCGCTATCCGGAGGAGCACCTCCGGCACATGGACAGCGAGAAGTCCGTGACTGCGTCCTGA
- a CDS encoding LysR family transcriptional regulator, producing MQDFDLRDLDAFVAVARTRNFRRAALESRVSVSSLSQRLRDMEERLGVRLMNRTTRSVALTEAGELLLARVAPAMVNVADAITEVRGLRTEPSGRLRINAPPPAVDLVLAPMVAPFLARYPQVDLDIVAESAFVDIVAQGFDAGVRYGEHLAQDMVAVPLGAQQRYAVVASSDHVAKHGRPMHPKDLLKHACIRTRFGSGAIFDWEFEKNGRVVKVSPPARLIATYLGLALRAVHDGVGYWATFEGYVRYGVKSGALVSVLDDWCPPFDGPFLYYPSRRQPPPALAAFVSFVADWRKQARRKTKSS from the coding sequence ATGCAGGATTTCGACCTTCGCGACCTCGATGCCTTCGTGGCGGTGGCGCGCACGCGCAACTTCCGGCGTGCCGCGCTGGAGAGCCGCGTCTCGGTCTCGAGCCTCAGCCAGCGCCTGCGCGACATGGAGGAGCGGCTCGGCGTCCGCCTGATGAACCGCACCACCCGCAGCGTTGCATTGACCGAGGCCGGCGAGTTGCTGCTCGCCCGTGTCGCGCCGGCAATGGTCAACGTTGCCGACGCGATCACCGAGGTGCGCGGCCTGCGCACCGAGCCGTCGGGCCGCCTGCGCATCAACGCGCCGCCGCCCGCGGTCGATCTCGTGCTGGCGCCGATGGTCGCGCCGTTCCTCGCCAGATATCCGCAAGTCGATCTCGACATCGTCGCCGAAAGTGCGTTCGTGGACATCGTCGCGCAGGGCTTCGACGCCGGCGTGCGCTATGGCGAGCATCTTGCGCAGGACATGGTCGCGGTTCCGCTCGGCGCACAGCAGCGCTACGCGGTGGTGGCGTCGAGCGATCATGTCGCAAAGCACGGCCGACCGATGCATCCGAAGGATCTGCTGAAGCACGCCTGCATCCGCACCCGCTTCGGCAGCGGCGCGATCTTCGATTGGGAGTTCGAGAAGAACGGTCGCGTCGTGAAGGTTTCGCCACCAGCCAGGCTGATCGCGACCTATCTCGGCCTCGCGCTGCGTGCGGTCCATGACGGCGTCGGCTATTGGGCGACGTTCGAGGGCTATGTGCGTTATGGCGTCAAATCCGGCGCGCTGGTCAGCGTGCTCGACGATTGGTGTCCGCCGTTTGACGGGCCGTTTTTGTACTATCCGAGCCGCCGCCAGCCGCCGCCGGCGCTCGCCGCGTTCGTGTCGTTCGTTGCCGACTGGCGCAAGCAGGCGCGGCGGAAGACGAAGTCGAGCTAG
- a CDS encoding D-glycerate dehydrogenase — protein MSVKKKPLVVVTRKLPDSIETRMRELFDARLNLDDTPMTPEQIAEAARTADVLVPTVTDMIREDVINQPDCKLKLIANFGNGVDNIDVTAAHARGITVTNTPKVLTEDTADMTMALILAVPRRMIEGAAILTEGKQHWAGWSPTWMLGHRIGGKRLGIIGMGRIGQAVARRARAFGLQIHYHNRRPVAPVIAEELGATYWESLDQMLARMDIISVNCPHTPATYHLLSARRLKLIRKEAYIVNTARGEVIDEDTLIKLIEAGDVGGAGLDVYEHEPAVNPKLVRLARAGKVTLLPHMGSATIEGRVEMGEKVIINIRTFLDAHKPPDRVLPSML, from the coding sequence ATGTCGGTGAAGAAAAAGCCTCTCGTCGTCGTCACCCGCAAGCTGCCGGACTCGATCGAGACCCGGATGCGCGAGCTGTTCGATGCCAGACTGAATCTCGACGACACGCCGATGACGCCGGAGCAGATCGCGGAGGCGGCGAGGACCGCCGACGTGCTGGTGCCGACCGTGACCGACATGATCCGCGAGGACGTGATCAATCAGCCCGACTGCAAGCTGAAGCTGATTGCCAATTTCGGCAATGGCGTCGACAATATCGACGTCACCGCCGCGCATGCCCGCGGCATCACGGTGACCAATACGCCGAAGGTGCTGACCGAGGACACCGCCGACATGACCATGGCGCTGATCCTTGCGGTGCCGAGGCGCATGATTGAAGGCGCCGCGATCCTGACCGAAGGCAAGCAGCACTGGGCCGGCTGGTCGCCGACCTGGATGCTGGGCCACCGCATCGGCGGCAAGCGGCTCGGCATCATCGGCATGGGCCGCATCGGCCAGGCCGTGGCGCGCCGCGCCCGCGCTTTCGGCCTCCAGATCCACTATCACAACCGCCGGCCGGTCGCGCCCGTCATCGCCGAGGAGTTGGGGGCGACCTATTGGGAAAGCCTCGACCAGATGCTGGCGCGGATGGACATCATCTCGGTGAACTGCCCGCACACGCCGGCGACCTATCATCTGCTCTCGGCGCGGCGGCTCAAGCTGATCCGGAAGGAAGCCTATATCGTCAACACCGCGCGCGGCGAGGTGATCGACGAGGACACGTTGATCAAGCTGATCGAAGCCGGCGATGTCGGCGGCGCAGGCCTTGACGTCTATGAGCACGAGCCCGCGGTAAACCCGAAGCTGGTGCGGCTCGCCAGAGCCGGCAAGGTGACGCTGTTGCCGCATATGGGCTCGGCCACGATCGAAGGCCGCGTCGAAATGGGCGAGAAGGTGATCATCAACATCCGAACCTTCCTCGACGCCCACAAGCCGCCGGATCGCGTGCTGCCGAGCATGTTGTAG
- a CDS encoding SH3 domain-containing protein, with the protein MVWRLGSLVALVGSMLSASVMPGHTAKDLSPTTSGLPIPRYVSLKSDHVNVRAGPTKDNDVAWVYTRSGLPVEITAEFENWRRVRDSEGAEGWVYHSLLSGRRTAVVTMKNKDDLASLYDRPDATSAIAARLQAGVVAQVKKCANNWCRVTGNGFDGWIEQQRLWGVYADEKVD; encoded by the coding sequence ATGGTCTGGCGTTTGGGTTCATTGGTGGCTTTGGTCGGGAGCATGCTGAGTGCGTCGGTCATGCCCGGACATACCGCCAAGGATCTGAGCCCCACCACCAGCGGCCTGCCGATTCCGCGCTATGTCAGCCTGAAATCCGATCACGTGAACGTCCGGGCCGGCCCGACCAAGGACAATGACGTCGCCTGGGTCTACACGCGGTCGGGGCTGCCGGTCGAGATCACCGCCGAGTTCGAGAACTGGCGCCGGGTGCGCGATTCCGAGGGCGCCGAAGGCTGGGTCTATCACTCCCTGCTGTCCGGCCGCCGCACCGCGGTCGTCACGATGAAGAACAAGGACGATTTGGCCTCGCTGTACGATCGTCCCGACGCCACCAGCGCAATCGCGGCGCGCCTGCAGGCCGGCGTCGTCGCGCAGGTCAAAAAATGCGCCAATAACTGGTGCCGGGTCACCGGTAACGGGTTCGACGGCTGGATCGAGCAGCAACGCCTGTGGGGCGTCTACGCCGACGAGAAGGTGGACTGA
- the irrA gene encoding iron response transcriptional regulator IrrA has product MNDEVPAVNDDAVHPAARGAGHHPALTGCPWHDVNEMLQSAGLRPTRQRMALGWLLFGKGARHLTAEMLYEEATLAKVPVSLATVYNTLNQLTDAGLLRQVSVDGTKTYFDTNVSTHHHFYLEHNHELVDIPDPNLVLSKMPNVPDGYEISRVDMVVRLRKKR; this is encoded by the coding sequence ATGAACGACGAAGTACCGGCTGTGAACGATGATGCCGTGCACCCGGCTGCCCGGGGCGCTGGGCACCACCCTGCCCTGACCGGTTGTCCGTGGCATGACGTCAACGAGATGCTGCAGTCTGCCGGCCTCCGGCCGACCCGTCAGCGCATGGCGCTGGGCTGGCTGCTGTTCGGCAAGGGAGCCCGCCACCTGACCGCTGAAATGCTGTACGAGGAAGCCACGCTGGCCAAGGTTCCGGTGTCGCTGGCGACCGTCTACAACACGCTCAACCAGCTGACCGATGCCGGCCTGCTGCGCCAGGTCAGCGTCGATGGCACCAAGACCTATTTCGACACCAACGTGTCGACGCATCACCACTTCTATCTCGAGCACAACCACGAGCTGGTCGACATTCCCGACCCGAACCTCGTGCTGTCGAAGATGCCCAACGTGCCTGATGGCTACGAGATTTCCCGCGTCGACATGGTCGTACGGCTGCGCAAGAAGCGCTAA
- the fabA gene encoding 3-hydroxyacyl-[acyl-carrier-protein] dehydratase FabA translates to MLDRRGGYEYEDLLACGRGELFGPGNAQLPLPPMLMFDRISEISQTGGEYGKGLVRAELEVKPDLWFFGCHFKNDPVMPGCLGLDAMWQMVGFYLGWIGGEGRGRALGLGELKFSGQVLPHARKVVYNIDIKRVMRSKLVLGIADGWLSMDDEIIYRAKDLKVGLFKQGTAPS, encoded by the coding sequence ATGCTGGATCGGCGCGGCGGTTACGAATACGAGGATTTGCTGGCTTGCGGGCGGGGCGAGCTTTTCGGTCCCGGCAACGCCCAGTTGCCGCTGCCACCGATGCTGATGTTCGATCGCATCAGTGAGATCTCGCAAACCGGCGGCGAGTACGGCAAGGGGCTGGTGCGCGCCGAGCTCGAAGTGAAACCGGATCTCTGGTTCTTCGGCTGCCATTTCAAGAACGATCCGGTAATGCCGGGCTGCCTCGGCCTCGATGCCATGTGGCAAATGGTCGGCTTTTACCTCGGCTGGATCGGTGGCGAAGGTCGCGGCCGCGCGCTCGGCCTCGGCGAACTGAAGTTCTCCGGACAGGTGCTGCCGCACGCGCGCAAGGTTGTGTACAACATCGATATCAAGCGCGTGATGCGGTCAAAGCTCGTGCTTGGAATTGCCGACGGGTGGCTTTCCATGGACGACGAGATTATCTATCGCGCCAAGGACTTGAAGGTCGGATTGTTCAAGCAGGGCACAGCGCCATCTTGA
- the fabB gene encoding beta-ketoacyl-ACP synthase I yields the protein MRRVVITGMGIVSSIGNNTQEVLASLYEAKSGISRAEKAAELGFRSQVHGAPTLNPAEVIDRRAMRFLAEGAAWNHVAMEQAIRDSGLEENEVSNIRTGIIMGSGGPSTRTLVEAADIARAKGPKRVGPFAVPKGMSSTASATLATWFKIKGVNYSISSACATSNHCIGNAYETIQIGKQDIIFAGGCEELDWTLSVLFDAMGAMSSKYNDTPATASRPYDISRDGFVIAGGAGVVVLEELEHAKARGARIYGEVVGYGATSDGYDMVAPSGEGAERCMRMAISTVDTPVDYINPHATSTPAGDPPEIEAIRKVFGTGDKCPPISATKALTGHSLGATGVQEAIYSLLMLNNGFICESAHITELDPVFADMPIVRKRIDNAKLTTVLSNSFGFGGTNATLVFRRLDA from the coding sequence ATGAGGCGGGTTGTCATCACGGGGATGGGGATTGTCTCGTCCATCGGTAACAACACCCAGGAAGTGCTTGCGAGCCTCTACGAGGCGAAGTCGGGCATTTCGCGCGCGGAGAAGGCTGCTGAGCTCGGCTTCCGTTCGCAGGTGCACGGTGCGCCGACACTCAATCCCGCCGAGGTGATCGATCGCCGCGCGATGCGGTTCCTTGCCGAAGGTGCTGCGTGGAATCACGTCGCCATGGAGCAGGCGATCCGCGACTCCGGCCTCGAGGAAAATGAAGTCTCGAATATTCGCACCGGCATCATCATGGGATCCGGCGGACCGTCGACGCGCACGCTGGTGGAGGCCGCCGACATCGCGCGCGCCAAGGGCCCGAAGCGTGTTGGCCCGTTCGCTGTCCCGAAGGGAATGTCCTCGACCGCGTCGGCAACGCTCGCGACTTGGTTCAAGATTAAGGGCGTGAACTACTCGATCTCCTCGGCTTGCGCGACGTCGAACCATTGCATCGGCAATGCCTACGAGACGATCCAGATCGGCAAGCAGGACATCATCTTCGCCGGCGGCTGCGAGGAACTCGACTGGACGCTGTCGGTGCTGTTCGACGCCATGGGCGCCATGTCGTCGAAGTATAACGACACGCCGGCGACCGCCTCGCGTCCCTACGACATCAGCCGCGACGGTTTCGTGATCGCCGGCGGCGCAGGTGTCGTGGTGCTCGAAGAGCTCGAGCATGCCAAGGCACGCGGCGCCAGGATCTACGGTGAGGTCGTCGGCTACGGCGCGACCTCGGACGGTTACGACATGGTGGCGCCGTCGGGCGAGGGCGCTGAGCGCTGCATGCGCATGGCGATCTCGACGGTGGACACGCCGGTCGATTACATCAATCCGCACGCCACTTCGACGCCGGCCGGTGATCCACCGGAGATCGAGGCGATCCGCAAGGTGTTCGGCACCGGCGACAAGTGCCCGCCGATCTCGGCGACCAAGGCGCTGACCGGCCACTCGCTCGGCGCCACCGGCGTGCAGGAGGCGATCTACTCGCTGCTGATGCTGAACAACGGCTTCATCTGCGAAAGCGCGCATATCACCGAGCTCGATCCGGTGTTCGCCGACATGCCGATCGTGCGCAAGCGCATCGACAACGCCAAGCTCACGACCGTGCTGTCAAACTCGTTCGGCTTCGGCGGCACCAACGCCACGCTGGTATTCAGGCGGCTTGATGCCTGA